Proteins from a single region of Chryseobacterium sp. W4I1:
- a CDS encoding HAMP domain-containing sensor histidine kinase — protein MFNKVVTNQTKTMVLLMLVFTAIILLFSGLVYFSIVNFSHQRFYELLKIRTTTIVQIEKSKDHLDLPENYILNSLNDEELPMERDYVFAVPTDSNFKKISQEVHIPDYFFKSIVRKGESNYNDKEFYYIGQTFKYDDKDYIAIASAKNHYVIYYLGFLKRTLITCIVLSLFFSMIFSFYLSKTLFRPILKITGKVKEISSENLHLRLEAQPDNKELNELVDTFNGMLNRIETSFETQNHLIGNVSHELRTPLTSIMGEADVALSINRTADEYKDTLQIILDEAEKLDKKIKALLMIAETGFDGKIQKMDKVRIDQLLWDVIETLRKIDSRNNIYLDISMLPENPKKLKVYGNEQLLHLAVANIISNGCKYSNFQQVKVSLGATDTDVYIIVKDFGIGIPEVEMNKIYDPFFRASNTKNYEGYGIGLPLARNIVRMHRGELIVSSHENQGTTVQMRFPNFYSTRPES, from the coding sequence ATGTTTAATAAAGTCGTTACAAATCAAACCAAAACGATGGTGCTCCTGATGTTGGTGTTTACCGCCATCATCCTGCTTTTCAGTGGTTTGGTTTATTTTTCGATTGTCAACTTTTCACATCAGAGGTTTTATGAATTGCTTAAGATCCGTACAACGACGATTGTTCAGATTGAGAAAAGCAAAGACCATCTGGATCTTCCCGAAAACTATATCCTCAACAGTCTGAATGATGAGGAACTTCCCATGGAAAGAGATTATGTTTTCGCAGTTCCTACAGATTCTAATTTCAAAAAAATTTCACAGGAAGTTCATATTCCGGATTATTTTTTCAAAAGTATCGTCAGGAAAGGGGAGTCCAATTATAATGATAAAGAATTCTACTATATCGGACAGACCTTTAAATATGATGATAAAGATTATATCGCCATTGCTTCTGCAAAAAACCATTATGTGATCTATTATCTCGGGTTTTTAAAAAGAACACTGATCACCTGTATTGTACTTTCTCTGTTCTTCAGTATGATCTTTTCTTTTTATCTGTCTAAAACCTTATTCAGACCGATTCTTAAAATTACCGGGAAGGTAAAAGAGATCAGTTCTGAAAATCTTCACCTGAGGCTGGAGGCTCAGCCTGACAATAAAGAACTGAATGAGCTGGTAGATACGTTCAACGGAATGCTAAACCGTATCGAAACTTCATTTGAAACCCAGAATCACCTGATCGGAAACGTTTCTCATGAACTGAGAACGCCATTGACGTCGATCATGGGTGAAGCGGATGTTGCCCTTTCGATCAACAGAACGGCAGATGAATATAAAGATACATTACAAATCATCCTGGATGAAGCCGAAAAGCTGGATAAAAAGATCAAAGCATTACTTATGATTGCGGAGACCGGTTTTGATGGTAAAATTCAGAAAATGGATAAAGTAAGGATTGATCAGCTGCTTTGGGATGTCATAGAAACACTCAGAAAAATTGATTCAAGAAATAATATCTACTTGGATATCAGTATGCTACCTGAGAATCCTAAAAAGCTGAAAGTTTATGGTAATGAACAGCTGTTGCACCTTGCAGTGGCCAATATCATCAGTAACGGATGCAAATATTCTAATTTCCAACAGGTAAAAGTTTCGTTGGGTGCTACAGATACCGATGTCTATATCATTGTAAAAGACTTCGGGATCGGGATTCCGGAGGTAGAAATGAACAAGATTTACGACCCATTCTTCAGGGCTTCCAATACCAAAAACTATGAAGGCTACGGAATCGGACTTCCGTTGGCCAGAAACATCGTAAGAATGCACCGTGGAGAACTGATTGTAAGCTCCCATGAAAACCAGGGAACCACCGTTCAGATGCGTTTTCCCAATTTCTACAGTACAAGACCGGAAAGTTGA
- a CDS encoding DMT family transporter: MNADKEKWILLVILTVIWGSSFILIKKSLEHFSPYQVGALRVLIAGIILMPIAISKYKLFPKKHLKWLILAAFTGNFIPMFLFPIAETEVSSSIAGIINSMMPIFVIIVGALVWKFETTKRQMVGTMISFAGVCLLAFGGDGEGGKFKLIPILLLLLATLCYALSTTTVKSKLMDVSSTILSAFVFSFVLFFPSLIALTFTGFFSTFSFNEDNMLGLMFVGLLSIFGTGLAMTLNYRLLKVSTPLFASTVTLLMPIVAIIWGFIDGEKLSVLQFVGAGVIIGGLIFLRSKPGVIKK; encoded by the coding sequence ATGAACGCAGATAAAGAAAAATGGATCCTTCTGGTTATATTAACTGTTATCTGGGGATCATCCTTTATTTTAATTAAAAAATCTCTTGAGCATTTCAGTCCCTATCAGGTAGGTGCGTTGAGGGTTTTGATCGCAGGAATTATTTTAATGCCGATTGCAATCTCAAAATACAAGCTGTTTCCGAAAAAACATTTGAAATGGCTTATATTGGCCGCATTTACAGGAAATTTCATCCCGATGTTCCTGTTTCCTATCGCAGAAACGGAAGTGAGCAGCAGCATTGCAGGAATCATCAATTCTATGATGCCGATCTTTGTAATCATTGTGGGAGCACTGGTCTGGAAATTTGAGACCACAAAAAGGCAAATGGTAGGAACAATGATCAGTTTCGCCGGAGTCTGTTTACTGGCATTCGGTGGGGACGGGGAAGGCGGAAAATTTAAACTGATCCCAATATTACTGCTTCTGCTGGCTACATTATGCTATGCCTTAAGCACAACAACGGTAAAATCTAAACTGATGGATGTTTCTTCCACGATCTTATCAGCTTTTGTGTTCTCATTTGTTTTATTTTTCCCTTCTCTGATTGCTTTAACATTTACAGGATTCTTTTCAACGTTCAGTTTTAATGAAGATAACATGCTGGGGCTAATGTTTGTAGGGTTGTTGTCTATCTTCGGAACCGGACTGGCCATGACATTAAATTACAGACTACTGAAAGTATCTACTCCACTGTTTGCTTCGACGGTAACATTGCTCATGCCTATTGTTGCTATCATTTGGGGCTTTATAGATGGTGAAAAACTAAGTGTTTTACAATTTGTAGGCGCAGGGGTCATTATTGGCGGACTGATCTTTTTAAGGTCTAAACCGGGTGTTATTAAAAAATAA
- a CDS encoding tetratricopeptide repeat protein: protein MEEYFGNELVKKFEEMMENNDEFYFDTEELEDIIVYYLELGDFNYADNAVNYGLKLHPNSLDIKIKRLEILLEWEDYNTAKELIDELKGSSMENTDFLVCYAKYYSNLGNPRKAIDICKRALELKEEENFLHNFIADEYVNLGDPFNALKHYRQALKEDPTDEYSLENAMICFSDLNKSEEAVAFLNEYLDEFAYSEVAWFEYGQFYFNRKNFEEAIKGFDYLLAINSNSVGVYANKAACYEALGQYQKAVSVYEEMLELEYTKAFTFYKIGLCHKAEKQPIMALNAFQKSLREDPQFYLAMMEQSYLYEEMGGMTEALHFAKEATMLNDGNLDYQKRLAFLFIDSGKFEESLGCLKKLVDAEPTRFYNWYAYSEVLMLLGEYEEAVTILDTAVKVHDRAELYYQLSNCYYNLRKPEKGAESLQKALSKDSSLAQDMQKKYPFIKDEVKKVKAKVKKKNS, encoded by the coding sequence TTGGAAGAGTATTTTGGAAATGAACTTGTAAAAAAGTTCGAGGAAATGATGGAAAATAATGATGAATTCTACTTCGATACCGAAGAATTGGAAGACATTATTGTTTATTATTTGGAGCTGGGAGATTTTAATTACGCAGATAATGCTGTTAATTATGGCCTTAAGCTTCACCCTAATTCATTAGATATCAAGATCAAAAGACTTGAAATTCTTTTGGAATGGGAAGATTATAATACCGCAAAAGAGCTTATTGACGAGCTGAAAGGTTCTTCAATGGAGAATACAGACTTCTTGGTCTGTTATGCGAAGTATTATTCGAACCTGGGAAATCCGAGAAAAGCCATTGACATCTGCAAAAGAGCCCTAGAACTGAAAGAAGAAGAAAACTTCCTTCATAACTTTATTGCAGACGAATATGTAAATCTTGGAGACCCCTTTAACGCTCTTAAACATTACAGACAAGCGCTGAAAGAAGATCCTACAGACGAGTATTCACTTGAAAATGCTATGATCTGCTTCAGCGATCTGAACAAGAGCGAGGAGGCTGTTGCCTTTCTTAATGAATATTTAGATGAATTTGCCTACTCTGAGGTAGCATGGTTTGAATACGGACAGTTTTATTTCAACAGAAAGAATTTTGAAGAAGCCATAAAAGGGTTTGATTACCTGTTGGCTATTAATTCAAATTCTGTGGGAGTTTATGCCAATAAAGCAGCCTGCTATGAGGCTTTGGGACAATATCAGAAAGCAGTATCGGTATACGAGGAAATGCTCGAGCTGGAATATACAAAAGCTTTTACTTTTTATAAGATAGGATTATGCCACAAGGCAGAGAAACAGCCTATAATGGCCCTGAATGCTTTCCAGAAATCATTGAGAGAAGATCCTCAGTTTTATCTGGCAATGATGGAACAGTCTTATCTGTATGAAGAAATGGGTGGTATGACAGAAGCTTTGCATTTTGCCAAAGAAGCAACTATGCTGAATGACGGCAATCTCGATTATCAGAAAAGATTAGCATTTCTTTTCATTGATTCCGGTAAATTTGAGGAAAGCCTTGGCTGCCTTAAAAAACTGGTAGATGCTGAACCTACAAGGTTTTATAACTGGTATGCCTACTCGGAAGTATTAATGCTTTTAGGCGAATATGAAGAAGCTGTAACCATTCTGGATACAGCAGTAAAAGTTCATGACAGGGCAGAACTGTATTATCAGCTCAGCAACTGCTATTATAACCTAAGAAAGCCGGAAAAAGGGGCAGAGTCTCTTCAGAAAGCATTAAGTAAAGATTCATCGCTGGCTCAGGATATGCAGAAAAAATATCCCTTCATTAAAGATGAGGTAAAGAAAGTCAAAGCCAAAGTGAAAAAGAAGAATTCTTAA
- a CDS encoding PLP-dependent aminotransferase family protein, whose protein sequence is MSKDVLYLKIAKSVTEQIKSDTLQFGDRLPSLRSAQKLYNVSLNTVKQAYMELESRSLVESRPKYGYFVSQSSQRKLALPSVSPMKVAEKENTAEVLIDKVFGTIDRTDVTQFALGIPGKSFLPLAKLKKSMINVINRKTDSGTDYEPVQGNEYLRRESAKWALVLEGKISEDDLVITSGAMNAVYTCLMAVTKPGDSVAVESPVYFGVLQAIQQLGLKVVEIPTHPIYGVDLAALKKVLPTLSACCFVTNFNNPLGFQMPDDNKKELVRLITEYNVPLIEDDIYGNLYFGAERPKPCKFYDEAGLVMWIGSVSKTLAPGYRVGWVAPGKFKEQVIRQKLVQTVCSPSIYPDVIADFLEHGRYDHHLRTFRKKLYANYLQIQKSVTEYFPDNTKISEPKGGFMLWLELDKKICTEDLFDEAMSQKINFAPGRMFSQYNQYQNCMRLNYALEWTDRVESDLEKLAKMVKKRI, encoded by the coding sequence ATGTCAAAAGATGTTCTGTACCTTAAAATAGCAAAATCTGTTACCGAGCAGATTAAAAGTGACACCCTTCAATTTGGCGACAGATTGCCTTCCTTAAGAAGTGCCCAGAAACTTTATAATGTCAGCCTCAATACTGTGAAGCAGGCCTATATGGAACTTGAAAGCCGTTCGTTGGTAGAATCACGTCCGAAATATGGCTATTTTGTGAGCCAGAGCTCTCAAAGAAAGTTGGCATTGCCATCTGTATCCCCTATGAAAGTGGCAGAGAAAGAAAATACAGCCGAGGTTCTGATCGATAAAGTGTTCGGAACGATTGATCGGACTGATGTTACCCAGTTTGCTTTAGGGATTCCCGGGAAAAGCTTTCTTCCTTTGGCTAAGCTGAAGAAATCGATGATCAATGTGATTAACAGAAAGACTGACAGCGGAACAGATTACGAACCGGTGCAGGGAAACGAATATCTGCGCAGAGAATCTGCCAAATGGGCTCTGGTACTGGAAGGGAAGATCTCAGAAGATGATCTGGTGATTACCTCCGGTGCGATGAATGCAGTGTATACCTGTCTGATGGCAGTAACAAAACCCGGAGATTCTGTAGCCGTGGAAAGTCCTGTTTATTTCGGTGTTCTTCAGGCCATTCAGCAATTAGGATTGAAAGTCGTGGAAATTCCCACCCATCCTATTTACGGAGTTGATCTGGCTGCCTTGAAAAAAGTTCTGCCTACGCTTTCTGCCTGTTGCTTTGTAACGAATTTCAACAATCCGTTAGGCTTTCAGATGCCTGATGATAATAAAAAAGAGCTGGTACGGCTCATCACAGAATATAACGTTCCTCTTATTGAGGATGATATTTACGGCAATCTGTATTTTGGAGCTGAAAGACCAAAACCCTGTAAATTCTATGATGAAGCTGGATTGGTGATGTGGATAGGATCAGTTTCCAAAACACTGGCTCCGGGTTATCGCGTGGGATGGGTAGCTCCGGGAAAATTTAAAGAGCAGGTGATTCGTCAGAAACTGGTACAGACGGTATGCAGCCCGTCCATATATCCGGATGTCATTGCAGATTTCCTGGAACACGGCCGGTATGACCATCACCTGAGAACATTCAGAAAAAAATTATATGCGAATTATCTTCAGATCCAGAAGTCAGTGACAGAATATTTTCCCGACAATACCAAAATCTCAGAACCAAAAGGCGGCTTTATGCTGTGGCTGGAACTGGATAAAAAAATCTGTACAGAAGATTTGTTTGATGAAGCAATGAGCCAGAAAATAAATTTTGCCCCGGGAAGAATGTTTTCACAATATAACCAGTATCAGAACTGTATGCGACTGAATTATGCTCTGGAATGGACAGACAGAGTGGAAAGCGATCTGGAGAAATTAGCAAAAATGGTAAAAAAGAGAATTTAA
- a CDS encoding response regulator transcription factor, whose translation MKKIILIEDETSVVSFIKKGLQESGYEVSVAFDGRTGVQLVQANDFDLVVLDIMLPEMNGLDVCKEIRKTNQHVPILFLTALGTSENIVLGLESGGDDYLVKPFKFIELVARVKSLLRRSNGISPQEIAEPEPDNEHVFQFSDLIVNDYTKKVTRAGDEISLTSTEYKLLLYFLNNPEKVISRAEILDAVWGVNYELGTNVVDVYVNYLRKKLDQQDDNKLIHTVIGMGYVLKKP comes from the coding sequence ATGAAAAAGATTATCCTCATAGAAGACGAAACCAGCGTTGTCTCTTTTATAAAGAAAGGCCTTCAGGAAAGCGGGTACGAAGTTTCCGTGGCTTTTGACGGGCGTACCGGTGTACAGCTTGTACAGGCGAACGACTTTGATCTGGTAGTTTTGGATATTATGCTGCCGGAAATGAATGGTCTGGATGTCTGCAAAGAGATCAGGAAAACCAACCAGCATGTTCCGATTCTTTTTTTGACGGCGTTGGGAACTTCTGAAAATATTGTTCTTGGACTGGAAAGCGGAGGTGATGATTATCTGGTTAAGCCTTTTAAGTTTATCGAACTGGTGGCGAGAGTAAAATCTCTGCTAAGAAGAAGTAACGGAATAAGCCCGCAGGAAATTGCTGAACCGGAACCGGATAATGAACATGTATTCCAGTTTTCAGACCTGATCGTTAATGATTATACAAAAAAAGTGACGCGCGCCGGAGATGAGATTTCACTGACATCTACAGAATATAAACTCTTGCTGTATTTCCTGAATAATCCTGAAAAAGTAATTTCCAGAGCTGAAATCCTGGATGCAGTCTGGGGTGTTAATTATGAACTGGGAACCAATGTGGTAGATGTATATGTGAACTATTTAAGAAAAAAACTAGATCAGCAAGATGATAATAAACTGATTCATACCGTGATAGGAATGGGATATGTATTGAAAAAACCTTAA
- a CDS encoding DUF3127 domain-containing protein — translation MELQGTVKKLFDAQTFASGFQKREMVILTQEQYPQPINIEFLSDKISLLDNLKEGENVKVGINIRGREWVSPQGETKYFNSITGWKIEKVMDNGSEPTQASPSQSASPVSNENPFAGDDDDDLPF, via the coding sequence ATGGAATTACAAGGAACGGTAAAGAAACTTTTTGACGCTCAGACATTTGCAAGCGGTTTTCAAAAAAGAGAAATGGTTATTTTAACCCAAGAACAGTATCCACAGCCGATAAACATAGAATTTTTGTCTGATAAAATCAGTTTATTAGATAATCTTAAAGAAGGTGAAAATGTAAAAGTGGGAATCAACATCAGAGGAAGAGAATGGGTTTCTCCACAAGGTGAGACTAAGTATTTCAACTCGATCACCGGATGGAAAATTGAGAAAGTAATGGATAACGGATCTGAGCCAACTCAGGCTTCTCCTTCTCAATCTGCATCACCGGTTTCCAATGAAAATCCTTTCGCTGGAGATGATGACGATGATTTACCTTTTTAA
- the aat gene encoding leucyl/phenylalanyl-tRNA--protein transferase yields MVRLDENEISFPDPELYDGQDGLVAFGGDLSVERIWFAYQLGIFPWYNPDEEILWWCPDPRFVLFPDELKVSKSMRKILNRNIFTFSENKSFREVIRNCQQTSRKGQTGTWLSDELMESFIKLHEYGLAKSIEVWQNEELVGGFYGLQIGNVFCGESMFAKVSNASKAGFIHFVESNKDVFDLIDCQSHTEHLESLGAKMIPKKEFLKILHTNNERR; encoded by the coding sequence ATGGTCCGACTAGACGAAAACGAGATTTCATTCCCTGATCCGGAGCTTTATGACGGGCAGGACGGATTGGTTGCTTTTGGTGGTGACTTGTCTGTAGAACGTATTTGGTTTGCTTATCAACTGGGTATTTTTCCATGGTATAATCCTGATGAGGAAATATTGTGGTGGTGCCCTGATCCTCGATTTGTTTTGTTTCCCGATGAGCTTAAAGTTTCAAAATCGATGCGAAAAATCCTGAACAGGAATATTTTCACTTTTTCAGAGAATAAAAGCTTCAGGGAAGTCATCAGAAATTGCCAGCAGACGAGCAGAAAGGGACAGACTGGCACCTGGCTCTCAGACGAACTGATGGAGTCTTTTATCAAGTTACATGAATATGGCCTGGCCAAAAGTATCGAGGTATGGCAGAATGAAGAATTGGTCGGAGGTTTTTACGGGCTTCAGATCGGCAATGTTTTCTGTGGGGAAAGTATGTTTGCTAAAGTGAGCAATGCTTCCAAAGCAGGATTTATCCATTTTGTAGAAAGCAATAAAGATGTTTTTGATCTGATTGACTGCCAGTCCCATACCGAGCATTTGGAAAGCCTTGGTGCAAAGATGATTCCTAAAAAAGAATTTTTAAAAATTTTACACACAAACAATGAACGCAGATAA
- a CDS encoding GNAT family N-acetyltransferase, translating to MNEMNNEVTIINYEPQYKEAFKTLNEEWIKTFFTMEAGDYKLLENPEEQIIDKGGHIVFAILDHEVVGTCALVKMSDEPLKFELSKMAVSPKAQGKKIGYLVGQALVDKARELKAESVFLETNSVLVPAIKLYEKLGFKHMPVSDSAYDRCDTQMLLTFND from the coding sequence ATGAATGAAATGAATAATGAAGTAACCATTATCAACTACGAGCCTCAATACAAAGAAGCCTTTAAAACATTAAATGAAGAATGGATCAAAACATTCTTTACCATGGAAGCCGGCGACTATAAACTGCTGGAAAATCCCGAAGAACAGATTATAGATAAAGGAGGGCATATTGTTTTTGCAATTTTGGATCATGAAGTGGTAGGAACCTGCGCATTGGTGAAAATGTCCGACGAGCCGCTTAAATTTGAACTGTCTAAGATGGCGGTAAGCCCAAAAGCACAGGGAAAGAAAATAGGCTATCTGGTAGGACAAGCTTTAGTGGATAAAGCAAGAGAACTAAAAGCAGAAAGTGTTTTCCTGGAAACGAATTCCGTGCTGGTTCCTGCGATAAAACTCTACGAAAAGCTGGGCTTCAAACATATGCCGGTTTCAGATTCAGCCTATGACCGTTGTGATACCCAAATGCTATTGACATTCAATGATTAA
- the glmM gene encoding phosphoglucosamine mutase has translation MSLIKSISGIRGTIGGKVNDNLTPLDVVKFASAFGTWLQNTQNKNNLTLVIGRDARISGEMVSSLVAATLQGLGINVVDLGLSTTPTVEIMVPELNADGGIILTASHNPKQWNALKLLNGKGEFISGDDGAKVLALAESEDFNYAEVDDLGTYETRNDAFDIHIQQILDLPMVDVEAIKAKNFKVVLDAVNSTGGIAIPMLLDKLGCETVKLYCEPNGQFPHNPEPLKEHLGDICELVIKENADLGIVVDPDVDRLALIDEKGEMFGEEYTLVAVADYLLKHKKGTAVSNLSSSRALRDVAQSHDSEYFASAVGEVNVVNLMKEKNAVIGGEGNGGIIYPDLHYGRDSLVGAALFLTHLAKENKTVSELRAGYPSYFMGKKKIELTPEINVDDILAKMEKEYQNEQVSTIDGVKIDFENNWVHLRKSNTEPIIRIYTEAYSQEEADKLGDDIIAKIKSLI, from the coding sequence ATGTCGTTAATAAAATCTATATCAGGGATCAGAGGAACGATCGGCGGAAAAGTAAATGATAACCTGACACCTCTGGATGTCGTGAAATTTGCTTCAGCATTCGGAACCTGGCTTCAGAATACACAGAATAAAAATAATTTGACCCTTGTCATAGGAAGAGATGCCAGAATTTCAGGAGAAATGGTTTCTTCGCTTGTAGCAGCAACTTTACAGGGATTGGGAATTAATGTAGTGGATTTAGGTCTTTCTACAACACCAACTGTAGAGATAATGGTTCCCGAACTGAATGCAGACGGAGGTATCATCCTTACTGCTTCACACAATCCAAAACAGTGGAATGCACTTAAGCTATTGAATGGCAAAGGAGAATTTATCAGTGGAGATGACGGTGCAAAAGTATTGGCCCTGGCTGAAAGTGAAGATTTCAACTACGCTGAAGTAGATGACCTTGGAACATACGAAACCAGAAATGATGCTTTTGATATTCATATCCAGCAGATCCTTGACCTGCCGATGGTAGATGTTGAAGCTATTAAAGCCAAAAATTTCAAAGTGGTTCTGGATGCTGTAAACTCTACAGGAGGAATTGCAATTCCAATGCTGCTAGATAAGTTGGGCTGTGAGACGGTAAAATTATACTGTGAACCCAACGGACAGTTTCCACACAATCCGGAGCCTTTAAAAGAGCATTTGGGAGATATCTGTGAGCTTGTCATAAAAGAAAATGCAGATCTGGGAATTGTTGTAGATCCGGATGTAGACAGATTAGCCTTGATCGATGAAAAAGGAGAAATGTTCGGGGAAGAATATACCCTGGTTGCTGTTGCAGATTATTTATTAAAACATAAAAAAGGGACTGCTGTTTCCAATCTTTCTTCAAGTCGTGCCTTGAGGGATGTTGCTCAAAGCCACGATTCAGAATATTTTGCAAGTGCAGTAGGAGAAGTGAATGTTGTGAATTTAATGAAAGAGAAAAATGCAGTGATCGGCGGAGAAGGAAACGGAGGAATTATCTATCCTGATCTTCATTACGGGAGAGATTCTTTAGTAGGGGCAGCCTTATTTTTAACCCATTTAGCCAAAGAAAACAAGACCGTTTCCGAATTAAGAGCCGGATATCCAAGCTACTTTATGGGCAAAAAGAAAATAGAACTGACTCCCGAGATCAACGTAGATGATATTTTAGCTAAAATGGAAAAAGAATACCAGAACGAACAGGTTTCTACCATTGATGGAGTAAAGATCGACTTTGAAAACAACTGGGTTCATCTCAGAAAGTCCAATACGGAACCCATTATCAGAATTTATACAGAGGCCTATTCACAGGAAGAAGCCGATAAGCTGGGAGATGATATCATTGCTAAGATTAAAAGTTTAATTTAA